In a single window of the Micromonospora inositola genome:
- the smpB gene encoding SsrA-binding protein SmpB: MPREKGRKVVASNKKARHDYAILDTYEAGMTLTGTEVKSLRAGRASLVDAFAQERDGELYLHGMHIPEYTQGTWTNHEPRRTRKLLLNRLEIDRLIGKTREGGLTMVPLQVYFSDGWAKVEIALAKGKKSYDKRQDLAKRDADREIARVAGRRGKGMDD, translated from the coding sequence ATGCCACGGGAAAAGGGTCGCAAGGTGGTCGCCTCCAACAAGAAGGCGCGGCACGACTATGCCATCCTCGACACGTACGAGGCGGGCATGACGCTGACCGGCACCGAGGTCAAGTCGCTGCGGGCCGGCCGGGCATCGCTGGTCGACGCGTTCGCCCAGGAGCGCGACGGCGAGCTCTACCTGCACGGCATGCACATCCCGGAGTACACCCAGGGCACCTGGACCAACCACGAGCCCCGGCGTACCCGCAAGCTGCTGCTCAACCGGCTGGAGATCGACCGGCTGATCGGCAAGACCCGCGAGGGCGGCCTCACCATGGTGCCGCTGCAGGTCTACTTCTCCGACGGCTGGGCGAAGGTGGAGATCGCCCTGGCCAAGGGTAAGAAGTCGTACGACAAGCGGCAGGACCTCGCCAAGCGGGACGCGGACCGGGAGATCGCCCGGGTGGCCGGCCGGCGCGGCAAGGGCATGGACGACTGA
- the ftsX gene encoding permease-like cell division protein FtsX, with protein MRMKYVLSEVLVGLWRNVTMTIAMIITMAVSLFMLGGAGLLFQKVGDMKDLYYENVEVSIFLKTDVNEQQRTDLDAKLKSDPLVKEVTYVNKDEAYKRFQEMYQDAPDLVNAVKPEQLPESFRLKLVNPEQYKNIYDQYKDTEGVDEIVDQSKLLDKVFGVLTGIQTFALVIAVFMAAAALLLVANTIQVAAYSKRREVAVMKLVGASNWFIQAPFVLEAVVAGLIGSILALTFLVAGKYFGGGGSLAALEGLITPVSWGDLLLMFPIMAGVGALFSAVTGWITLRFYLRV; from the coding sequence ATGCGGATGAAATACGTCCTGTCCGAGGTCCTGGTCGGACTGTGGCGCAACGTCACCATGACCATCGCCATGATCATCACCATGGCGGTGTCGCTGTTCATGCTGGGTGGCGCCGGCCTGCTGTTCCAGAAGGTCGGCGACATGAAGGACCTCTACTACGAGAACGTCGAGGTCTCGATCTTCCTGAAGACCGACGTCAACGAGCAGCAGCGCACCGATCTGGACGCCAAGCTGAAGAGCGACCCCCTGGTGAAGGAGGTCACGTACGTCAACAAGGACGAGGCGTACAAGCGCTTCCAGGAGATGTACCAGGACGCTCCGGACCTGGTGAACGCGGTCAAGCCGGAGCAGCTGCCCGAGTCGTTCCGGCTCAAGCTGGTCAACCCCGAGCAGTACAAGAACATCTACGACCAGTACAAGGACACCGAGGGGGTCGACGAGATCGTCGACCAGAGCAAGCTGCTCGACAAGGTCTTCGGCGTCCTCACCGGCATCCAGACCTTCGCGCTGGTCATCGCGGTGTTCATGGCCGCCGCCGCGCTGCTCCTGGTGGCGAACACCATCCAGGTCGCCGCGTACAGCAAGCGGCGTGAGGTCGCGGTCATGAAGCTGGTCGGTGCCTCCAACTGGTTCATCCAGGCGCCGTTCGTGCTGGAGGCGGTGGTCGCCGGTCTGATCGGCTCGATCCTCGCCCTGACGTTCCTGGTGGCCGGGAAGTACTTCGGCGGCGGCGGCTCGCTGGCCGCCCTGGAGGGCCTGATCACGCCGGTCTCCTGGGGCGACCTCTTGCTGATGTTCCCGATCATGGCCGGCGTCGGCGCCCTGTTCAGCGCGGTCACCGGCTGGATCACGCTCCGCTTCTACCTGCGGGTCTAG
- the ftsE gene encoding cell division ATP-binding protein FtsE gives MIQLEQVTKTYPKASRPSLDNVSVSIEKGEFVFFIGPSGSGKSTIIKMLLHEVSPNKGRVVVNGRDVTTMRSWKRPHFRRSIGCVFQDFRLLPNRTAYENVAFALEVIGKTKAVARRVVPEVLELVGLGGKEHRYPHELSGGEQQRVAVARAFVNRPLILLADEPTGNLDPDTSVEIMRLLDRINRTGTTVVMVTHDSNIVNQMRRRVVEIESGRIVRDQARGVYG, from the coding sequence GTGATTCAGCTTGAGCAAGTGACGAAGACGTACCCGAAGGCGTCCCGGCCTTCGCTCGACAACGTGTCCGTCTCGATCGAGAAGGGCGAGTTCGTCTTCTTCATCGGTCCATCCGGCTCCGGCAAGTCCACGATCATCAAGATGCTGCTGCACGAGGTCAGCCCCAACAAGGGTCGGGTCGTCGTGAACGGCAGGGACGTCACGACGATGCGCTCCTGGAAGCGACCCCACTTCCGGCGTTCCATCGGCTGTGTCTTCCAGGACTTCCGGCTGCTGCCCAACCGCACCGCGTACGAGAACGTGGCGTTCGCCCTCGAGGTGATCGGCAAGACCAAGGCGGTCGCCCGCCGGGTCGTACCCGAGGTGCTGGAGCTGGTCGGGCTCGGTGGCAAGGAGCACCGCTACCCGCACGAGCTCTCCGGTGGTGAGCAGCAGCGCGTGGCCGTCGCCCGGGCGTTCGTGAACCGTCCGCTGATCCTGCTCGCGGACGAGCCGACGGGAAACCTGGACCCGGACACCTCGGTCGAGATCATGCGCCTGCTGGACCGGATCAACCGCACCGGCACGACCGTCGTGATGGTCACGCACGACTCCAACATCGTGAACCAGATGCGTCGCCGGGTCGTCGAGATCGAGAGCGGCCGCATCGTGCGCGACCAGGCCCGCGGCGTCTACGGGTGA
- the prfB gene encoding peptide chain release factor 2: MTAADYAEQLKELDATLRNIEAVLNLDRLHEEKARLEEQASAPDLWDDQAKAQQVTSQLSYVNGEISKLGSLRSRLDDAGVLLELAEAESDPGVLSEVESEIAGLTKAIQEMEVRTLLSGEYDSREALVAIRAGAGGVDAADFAEMLLRMYLRWAERHGYPTEVYETSYAEEAGLKSATFTVKVPYAYGTLSVESGTHRLVRISPFDNQGRRQTSFAGVEVLPVVEQTDHIDIPENEMRIDVYRSSGPGGQSVNTTDSAVRITHIPTGIVVTCQNEKSQLQNKASALRVLQARLLERKRQEEQAKMAGLKTEAAGSWGDQMRSYVLHPYQMVKDLRTEQETGNPSAVFDGELDSFIEAGIRWRKQQQMAGDAA, encoded by the coding sequence GTGACCGCTGCCGATTACGCCGAACAGCTCAAGGAACTCGACGCCACCCTCCGCAACATCGAGGCCGTCCTCAACCTGGACCGGCTGCACGAGGAAAAGGCCCGGCTCGAGGAGCAGGCGTCCGCGCCGGACCTGTGGGACGACCAGGCCAAGGCCCAGCAGGTGACCTCGCAGCTGTCGTACGTCAACGGCGAGATCAGCAAGCTCGGCAGCCTCCGGTCCCGGCTCGACGACGCCGGCGTGCTGCTGGAGCTGGCCGAGGCGGAGTCCGACCCGGGGGTGCTCTCCGAGGTCGAGAGCGAGATCGCCGGGTTGACCAAGGCCATCCAGGAGATGGAGGTCCGCACCCTGCTCTCCGGCGAGTACGACTCGCGGGAGGCGCTGGTCGCCATCCGCGCCGGCGCCGGCGGCGTGGACGCGGCGGACTTCGCCGAGATGCTGCTCCGGATGTACCTGCGCTGGGCCGAGCGGCACGGCTACCCGACCGAGGTCTACGAGACCTCGTACGCCGAGGAGGCCGGCCTCAAGTCCGCCACCTTCACGGTGAAGGTGCCCTACGCGTACGGCACGCTCAGCGTCGAGTCGGGCACCCACCGCCTGGTCCGGATCAGCCCGTTCGACAACCAGGGCCGCCGGCAGACCAGCTTCGCCGGCGTCGAGGTGCTGCCGGTGGTGGAGCAGACCGACCACATCGACATCCCCGAGAACGAGATGCGGATCGACGTCTACCGCTCCTCGGGCCCCGGTGGGCAGAGCGTCAACACCACCGACTCGGCGGTGCGGATCACCCACATCCCGACCGGCATCGTGGTCACCTGCCAGAACGAGAAGTCCCAGCTGCAGAACAAGGCCTCCGCGCTGCGGGTGCTCCAGGCCCGGCTGCTGGAGCGCAAGCGCCAGGAGGAGCAGGCCAAGATGGCGGGCCTGAAGACCGAAGCCGCCGGGTCGTGGGGCGACCAGATGCGGTCGTACGTCCTGCACCCTTATCAGATGGTGAAGGATCTGCGTACGGAGCAGGAGACGGGCAATCCGTCCGCGGTCTTCGACGGCGAACTGGACAGCTTCATCGAGGCGGGCATCCGCTGGCGCAAGCAGCAGCAGATGGCCGGCGACGCTGCGTGA
- a CDS encoding PadR family transcriptional regulator, whose protein sequence is MAESGVNPTAAALLGLLHEGPMTGGQLMAAAERRLAPYWSMTRSQVYRELPVLAERGFVRLGKPGPRMSQPYSITAAGKRTFSRWLAENPGRDTIRNPIALRIAFGNLHSASQLKSLYASANEYHTEALAAVREQVKNAKKEGDTYDASALEFAVAYHKAALSWLKSAPVG, encoded by the coding sequence ATGGCGGAATCCGGAGTCAACCCCACGGCGGCGGCCCTGCTGGGCCTGCTGCACGAGGGCCCGATGACAGGCGGCCAGCTGATGGCCGCCGCTGAACGGCGGTTGGCGCCGTACTGGTCGATGACCCGCAGTCAGGTCTACCGCGAGTTGCCGGTGCTGGCCGAGCGGGGTTTCGTGCGGCTCGGCAAGCCCGGGCCGCGGATGAGTCAGCCGTACTCGATCACCGCGGCCGGGAAACGGACATTTTCCCGCTGGCTGGCCGAGAATCCCGGGCGGGACACCATCCGCAACCCGATCGCGCTGCGGATCGCCTTCGGCAACCTGCACTCGGCGAGCCAGCTGAAGAGCCTGTACGCCTCGGCGAACGAGTACCACACCGAGGCCCTCGCGGCGGTCCGGGAGCAGGTGAAGAACGCCAAGAAGGAAGGCGACACCTACGACGCCAGCGCGCTGGAGTTCGCCGTCGCCTACCACAAGGCCGCCCTGTCCTGGCTCAAGAGCGCCCCGGTCGGCTGA
- the pruA gene encoding L-glutamate gamma-semialdehyde dehydrogenase translates to MDAVFSVPEPRNEPVRTYEPGSADRERLQRRLTELAAERFDLPMTIAGEQRMAGGESINVVQPHKHAHVLGVTGHATHDDARAAVKAAKDAAPMWRALPFEERAAIFLRAAELLSGPWRDTLNAATMLGQSKTAVQAEIDSACEFIDFLRFNVHFARQLLEAQPKSSPGVWNRFDHRPLEGFVYAVTPFNFTAIAGNLPSAPALVGNTVVWKPGPTQQFAAHFTMRLFEAAGLPPGVINMVTGRGEEVSDVVLADPDLAGIHFTGSTKVFHHLWRTVGENIAGYRGYPRLVGETGGKDFVVAHPSADVDALHTALIRGAYEYQGQKCSAASRAYVPRSLWEGGLRDRLAVTTDSLTYGDVTDFRNFGGAVIDDKAFSRHTAALELISDDDSCRILAGGTADDSVGYFVRPTLFECSDAAHETFTTEYFGPILGVHVFDDARFDDAVAQAESIAPYALTGSIFATDRRVVEAVAEKMRYAAGNFYINDKPTGAVVGQQPFGGARASGTNDKAGSWHNLVRWMSPRTIKETFVPPTDHTYPHMG, encoded by the coding sequence ATGGACGCCGTGTTCTCCGTACCCGAGCCGCGCAACGAGCCGGTACGCACCTACGAGCCGGGCAGCGCCGACCGGGAGCGGCTTCAGCGGCGGCTCACCGAGCTGGCCGCCGAGCGGTTCGACCTGCCGATGACCATCGCCGGCGAGCAGCGGATGGCCGGCGGCGAGTCGATCAACGTGGTCCAGCCGCACAAGCACGCGCACGTGCTCGGCGTCACCGGTCACGCCACCCACGACGACGCCCGCGCCGCGGTCAAGGCCGCCAAGGACGCCGCCCCGATGTGGCGGGCGCTGCCGTTCGAGGAGCGCGCCGCGATCTTCCTGCGCGCCGCCGAGCTGCTCTCCGGCCCGTGGCGGGACACCCTCAACGCGGCCACCATGCTCGGCCAGTCCAAGACCGCCGTCCAGGCCGAGATCGACTCGGCCTGCGAGTTCATCGACTTCCTCCGGTTCAACGTGCACTTCGCCCGCCAGCTGCTGGAGGCCCAGCCGAAGTCGTCGCCGGGGGTGTGGAACCGATTCGACCACCGCCCGCTGGAGGGGTTCGTCTACGCGGTCACCCCGTTCAACTTCACCGCGATCGCCGGCAACCTGCCCTCGGCCCCGGCCCTGGTCGGCAACACCGTGGTCTGGAAGCCGGGCCCGACCCAGCAGTTCGCGGCGCACTTCACCATGCGGCTGTTCGAGGCGGCCGGCCTGCCGCCCGGCGTGATCAACATGGTCACCGGGCGCGGCGAGGAGGTCTCCGACGTCGTGCTCGCCGACCCGGACCTGGCCGGTATCCACTTCACCGGCTCCACCAAGGTCTTCCACCACCTGTGGCGGACCGTCGGCGAGAACATCGCCGGCTACCGGGGCTACCCGCGCCTGGTCGGCGAGACCGGCGGCAAGGACTTCGTGGTCGCGCACCCCAGCGCCGACGTGGACGCCCTGCACACCGCGCTGATCCGTGGCGCCTACGAGTACCAGGGCCAGAAGTGCTCGGCCGCCTCGCGGGCGTACGTCCCGCGGTCGCTCTGGGAGGGCGGGCTGCGCGACCGGCTGGCCGTCACCACCGACTCGCTGACCTACGGCGACGTCACCGACTTCCGCAACTTCGGCGGCGCGGTGATCGACGACAAGGCGTTCAGCCGGCACACCGCCGCGCTGGAGCTGATCTCCGACGACGACAGCTGCCGGATCCTGGCCGGTGGCACCGCCGACGACTCGGTCGGATACTTCGTCCGGCCGACCCTCTTCGAGTGCTCGGACGCCGCGCACGAGACCTTCACCACCGAGTACTTCGGCCCGATCCTCGGCGTGCACGTCTTCGATGACGCCCGCTTCGACGACGCGGTCGCCCAGGCCGAGTCGATCGCGCCGTACGCGCTCACCGGGTCGATCTTCGCGACCGACCGCCGGGTGGTCGAGGCGGTGGCGGAGAAGATGCGGTACGCGGCCGGCAACTTCTACATCAACGACAAGCCGACCGGCGCGGTGGTCGGGCAGCAGCCCTTCGGCGGCGCCCGGGCCAGCGGCACCAACGACAAGGCGGGCTCCTGGCACAACCTGGTGCGCTGGATGTCGCCGCGGACGATCAAGGAGACCTTCGTCCCGCCGACCGACCACACGTACCCGCACATGGGCTGA
- a CDS encoding DUF6912 family protein produces MTDELVRVYVPATLPMLSRLREQGLADGEAHAVTPQLREWYAEGDEEELEYVAFTRAAQDALLLLRADPAAPRRRVVVSLDVPASAVDRVDGELGSSLVRLTGPVPVTAVAAIHVDGAEAVDDVAAAAEVVAEAQAGDPDAQFTVDGAEDHELEWYDVTELDLLLRSVT; encoded by the coding sequence GTGACCGACGAGCTTGTCCGGGTGTACGTGCCGGCGACCCTCCCGATGCTGTCGCGGCTGCGCGAGCAGGGACTCGCCGATGGCGAGGCGCACGCGGTCACCCCCCAGCTGCGCGAGTGGTACGCCGAGGGTGACGAGGAGGAGCTGGAGTACGTCGCCTTCACCCGGGCCGCGCAGGACGCGCTGCTTCTGCTCCGGGCCGACCCGGCAGCGCCCCGCCGTCGGGTGGTGGTCTCGCTGGACGTGCCGGCCTCGGCGGTCGATCGGGTCGACGGTGAGCTCGGGTCCAGCCTGGTCCGGTTGACCGGGCCGGTGCCGGTGACCGCGGTCGCCGCGATCCACGTCGACGGCGCGGAGGCGGTGGACGACGTGGCCGCCGCCGCCGAGGTGGTCGCCGAGGCGCAGGCCGGTGACCCGGACGCCCAGTTCACCGTCGACGGCGCGGAGGACCACGAGCTGGAGTGGTACGACGTGACCGAGCTGGACCTGTTGCTCCGCTCGGTCACCTGA
- a CDS encoding helix-turn-helix transcriptional regulator, with protein sequence MEPRFLLLSDVAAELNVSDSQVYHMVRSGELPAIKIGGRGQWRVERARLEEYIQQKYAETAEWVRGNPLTDRDGE encoded by the coding sequence GTGGAGCCGAGGTTCCTGCTCCTGTCCGACGTGGCCGCGGAGCTCAACGTCTCGGACTCGCAGGTCTACCACATGGTGCGCAGCGGGGAGCTGCCCGCGATCAAGATCGGCGGCCGGGGCCAGTGGCGGGTCGAGCGCGCCCGGCTGGAGGAGTACATCCAGCAGAAGTACGCCGAGACCGCCGAATGGGTACGCGGAAACCCGCTCACCGACCGCGACGGCGAATGA
- a CDS encoding Rv3235 family protein, which produces MVDTRRPAAPRPPVRLRPAPPIDPPCVDEGEPWFRPGADQLTLDLFDPRRRDPGRPVGRHVDVRPTPAGPGRRAGGPPAAALVTATPAATRAAHRFVRTFLEIVNGYRPPGQLRPLSDPAAATEVAAELARAAQRVGPVRRRSTRPVLRLRRLRVCEPRAGAVEAAAVLTGAGGASWAIALRLEHRRGNWLCTTLQVL; this is translated from the coding sequence ATGGTCGACACTCGCCGCCCAGCGGCACCGCGCCCGCCGGTCCGCCTCCGCCCCGCGCCACCGATAGACCCGCCGTGCGTCGACGAGGGCGAACCCTGGTTCCGCCCGGGCGCGGACCAGCTCACCCTCGACCTGTTCGACCCTCGCCGACGCGATCCCGGCCGCCCGGTGGGGCGCCACGTCGACGTCCGCCCGACCCCCGCCGGGCCCGGGCGCCGCGCTGGCGGGCCACCGGCCGCCGCCCTGGTCACCGCCACGCCGGCGGCCACCCGGGCGGCACACCGGTTCGTCCGCACCTTCCTGGAGATCGTCAACGGTTACCGGCCGCCCGGGCAGCTCCGGCCGCTCAGCGACCCCGCCGCGGCGACGGAGGTCGCGGCCGAACTCGCCCGCGCCGCCCAACGCGTCGGCCCGGTACGCCGCCGGTCGACGCGCCCGGTGCTCCGGCTCCGCCGGCTGCGCGTCTGCGAGCCACGGGCCGGGGCGGTGGAGGCGGCCGCGGTGCTCACCGGAGCCGGCGGCGCCAGCTGGGCGATCGCCCTCCGGCTGGAACACCGCCGCGGCAACTGGCTCTGCACCACCCTCCAGGTCCTCTGA
- the secA gene encoding preprotein translocase subunit SecA gives MSILEKVLSAGEGRMVRRLKAIAAAVNSIEDDYVNLTDDELRGLTEQYRERLADGETLDDLLPEAFATVREAAARVLGQRPYDVQVMGGAALHFGNIAEMKTGEGKTLTSVMAVYLNALSGKGVHVVTVNDYLAQRDAAWMGRVHEFLGLTVGVVLPNRPASEHRAAYECDITYGTNNEFGFDYLRDNMAWSKDELVQRGHNFAVVDEVDSILIDEARTPLIISGPAEHSARWYQEFAGVVARLQPGTDGEGDYEVDYAKRTIAITERGVAKVEDRLGIDNLYESVNTPLVGYLNNAIKAKELYKRDKDYILSEGEVLIVDEFTGRILHGRRYNEGMHQAIEAKEGVEIKQENQTLATITLQNYFRLYEKLSGMTGTAQTEASEFNKVYKVGVVTIPTHRPMVRLDRADVIYKTEKAKFNAVIEDIAERHQAGQPVLVGTVSVENSEILSTLLRRRGIPHSVLNAKFHAKEAEIVAQAGRKGAVTVATNMAGRGTDILLGGNAEFLAANELRQRGLDPVEQPEEYAKAMEEVLPTWKQACDVEAEEVAVAGGLYVLGTERHESRRIDNQLRGRAGRQGDPGESRFYLSLQDELMKRFRAGAVEAVMERFNIPEDVPIESKMVTRQIKSAQAQIEGQNAEIRKNVLKYDEVLNKQRQVIYAERLRVLNGEDLSEQVRNMIDDVLTAYVVGATSDGYAEDWDLDQLWSSLKQLYPVGVTVEELEEEVGSRAGLDQDFLLARLKEDAHAAYDRREETLGEEAVRQLERMVLLQVIDRKWREHLYEMDYLQEGISLRAYAQRDPVIEYQREGFDMFATMMDGIKEETVGFLYNLEVQVEEPEPEAEEVQLLEKPVEIRAKGLNRAPQQQGLQYSAPTIDGEAGAGAVAVEPAEEQAPALGLGRPEKTARPAAPANPSSPRRPAAAGMSGQSVAASTARRAAPGQVDGEGGPSRNAPCPCGSGRKYKRCHGAPNNGG, from the coding sequence GTGTCGATTCTGGAAAAGGTCCTTAGCGCGGGCGAGGGCCGTATGGTGCGCCGGCTCAAGGCCATCGCCGCCGCCGTCAACTCGATCGAGGACGACTACGTCAACCTCACCGACGACGAGCTGCGCGGCCTGACCGAGCAGTACCGCGAGCGGCTCGCCGACGGTGAGACCCTCGACGACCTGCTGCCCGAGGCGTTCGCCACGGTGCGCGAGGCGGCCGCCCGGGTGCTCGGCCAGCGGCCGTACGACGTCCAGGTGATGGGCGGCGCGGCGCTGCACTTCGGCAACATCGCCGAGATGAAGACCGGTGAGGGCAAGACGCTGACCTCGGTCATGGCGGTCTACCTCAACGCGCTCTCCGGCAAGGGCGTGCACGTGGTCACGGTGAACGACTACCTGGCCCAGCGCGACGCCGCCTGGATGGGCCGGGTGCACGAGTTCCTCGGCCTCACCGTGGGTGTCGTCCTGCCGAACCGGCCGGCCAGCGAGCACCGCGCCGCGTACGAGTGCGACATCACCTACGGCACCAACAACGAGTTCGGCTTCGACTACCTGCGCGACAACATGGCCTGGTCGAAGGACGAGCTGGTGCAGCGCGGCCACAACTTCGCCGTGGTCGACGAGGTGGACTCGATCCTCATCGACGAGGCCCGGACCCCGCTGATCATCTCCGGCCCGGCCGAGCACTCCGCCCGCTGGTACCAGGAGTTCGCCGGCGTGGTGGCCCGGCTCCAGCCGGGCACCGACGGCGAGGGCGACTACGAGGTCGACTACGCCAAGCGGACCATCGCAATCACCGAGCGCGGCGTGGCCAAGGTCGAGGACCGGCTCGGCATCGACAACCTCTACGAGTCGGTGAACACCCCGCTCGTCGGCTACCTGAACAACGCCATCAAGGCCAAGGAGCTCTACAAACGCGACAAGGACTACATCCTCAGCGAGGGCGAGGTCCTGATCGTCGACGAGTTCACCGGCCGCATCCTGCACGGCCGCCGCTACAACGAGGGCATGCACCAGGCGATCGAGGCCAAGGAGGGGGTGGAGATCAAGCAGGAGAACCAGACCCTGGCCACCATCACCCTGCAGAACTACTTCCGCCTCTACGAGAAGCTCTCCGGCATGACCGGTACCGCCCAGACCGAGGCGAGCGAGTTCAACAAGGTCTACAAGGTCGGCGTGGTGACCATCCCGACGCACCGGCCGATGGTCCGGCTCGACCGGGCGGACGTCATCTACAAGACCGAGAAGGCCAAGTTCAACGCGGTCATCGAGGACATCGCCGAGCGGCACCAGGCCGGTCAGCCGGTGCTGGTCGGCACCGTATCGGTGGAGAACTCGGAGATTCTCTCCACGCTGTTGCGCCGCCGGGGCATCCCGCACTCCGTGCTGAACGCCAAGTTCCACGCCAAGGAGGCGGAGATCGTCGCCCAGGCCGGGCGCAAGGGCGCGGTCACCGTCGCCACGAACATGGCCGGTCGCGGTACGGACATCCTGCTCGGCGGCAACGCCGAGTTCCTCGCCGCCAACGAGCTGCGCCAGCGCGGCCTCGACCCGGTCGAGCAGCCGGAGGAGTACGCCAAGGCGATGGAGGAGGTCCTGCCCACGTGGAAGCAGGCCTGCGACGTCGAGGCGGAGGAGGTCGCCGTGGCCGGTGGCCTCTACGTGCTGGGCACCGAGCGGCACGAGTCCCGGCGGATCGACAACCAGCTGCGCGGCCGGGCCGGCCGCCAGGGTGACCCGGGCGAGTCCCGCTTCTACCTCTCGCTCCAGGACGAGCTGATGAAGCGCTTCCGGGCCGGCGCGGTCGAGGCGGTGATGGAGCGCTTCAACATCCCGGAGGACGTGCCGATCGAGTCGAAGATGGTCACCCGCCAGATCAAGAGCGCGCAGGCCCAGATCGAGGGCCAGAACGCCGAGATCCGGAAGAACGTCCTCAAGTACGACGAGGTGCTCAACAAGCAGCGCCAGGTGATCTACGCCGAGCGCCTCCGGGTGCTCAACGGCGAGGACCTCTCCGAGCAGGTCCGCAACATGATCGACGACGTGCTCACCGCGTACGTCGTGGGCGCCACCAGCGACGGCTACGCCGAGGACTGGGACCTGGACCAGCTCTGGTCCAGCCTCAAGCAGCTCTACCCGGTGGGTGTCACCGTCGAGGAGCTGGAGGAGGAGGTCGGCTCCCGCGCCGGCCTCGACCAGGACTTCCTGCTCGCCCGGCTCAAGGAGGACGCGCACGCCGCGTACGACCGGCGCGAGGAGACGCTCGGCGAGGAGGCGGTACGCCAGCTCGAGCGGATGGTGCTGCTGCAGGTCATCGACCGCAAGTGGCGTGAGCACCTCTACGAGATGGACTACCTGCAGGAGGGCATCAGCCTGCGGGCGTACGCCCAGCGCGACCCGGTCATCGAGTACCAGCGCGAGGGCTTCGACATGTTCGCCACCATGATGGACGGCATCAAGGAGGAGACGGTCGGCTTCCTCTACAACCTGGAGGTCCAGGTTGAGGAGCCCGAGCCGGAGGCGGAGGAGGTGCAGCTGCTGGAGAAGCCGGTGGAGATCCGCGCCAAGGGCCTCAACCGCGCCCCGCAGCAGCAGGGCCTGCAGTACTCCGCGCCCACCATCGACGGTGAGGCGGGCGCCGGCGCGGTGGCCGTCGAGCCGGCCGAGGAGCAGGCGCCGGCGCTCGGCCTGGGCCGCCCGGAGAAGACGGCCCGGCCGGCCGCCCCGGCCAACCCGTCCTCGCCGCGTCGCCCGGCGGCGGCCGGCATGAGCGGTCAGTCGGTCGCGGCGAGCACCGCGCGTCGGGCGGCGCCGGGTCAGGTGGACGGTGAGGGCGGCCCGTCCCGCAACGCGCCGTGCCCGTGCGGCTCCGGCCGCAAGTACAAGCGCTGCCACGGCGCGCCCAACAACGGCGGCTGA